The Neoarius graeffei isolate fNeoGra1 chromosome 7, fNeoGra1.pri, whole genome shotgun sequence genome includes a region encoding these proteins:
- the LOC132888947 gene encoding uncharacterized protein K02A2.6-like, producing MVRNGWSSKLKGEEFAPYEVRKHELSIQNGCVLWGSRVIVPNPGKENVMRQLHQCHPGVSRMKALARSYVWWPKLDKEVEDTVRGCTTCQEHRNIPAPAPLYPWDWPDKPWSRIHVDYAGPFMEKMFFVLIDAHSKWMDMYPVNSAISATTIKCLRTSFSNHGLPELLVSDNGTCFTSTEFKDFLNKNGIRHVTSAPYHAASNGLAERGVQTSKRMMKKCPEGTLTAKVARVLFSYRVTPHTTIGLSPAELLLGRKLRCTLDSIHPDLSRRVKGNQERQIKDHNKKAKGCWFNRGDSVLTQNFSLGPKWIPGIIESVTGPVSYKVMLGDGRVVRRHVDQIHTHHQRPGKCNSNQPAGSIQSSQVDKKNDAWLEAEEVLLSSDKLEDPAAVEAVGSSETEQRTVTNATPVRRKSKRETKLPSYLKDFQLN from the coding sequence ATGGTACGAAATGGCTGGTCATCAAAACTGAAAGGGGAGGAGTTTGCCCCCTATGAGGTGAGGAAACATGAACTCAGTATCCAGAATGGGTGTGTGTTATGGGGCTCGAGAGTGATTGTGCCAAATCCAGGTAAAGAAAATGTTATGAGGCAGCTTCATCAGTGCcaccctggagtgtccagaatgaAGGCACTGGCTAGGAGTTATGTATGGTGGCCAAAGTTGGACAAAGAGGTGGAGGATACTGTAAGGGGCTGTACAACATGTCAAGAGCATCGCAACATTCCTGCACCAGCTCCATTATACCCCTGGGATTGGCCTGACAAACCGTGGAGCCGTATCCATGTGGATTATGCCGGACCGTTTatggaaaaaatgttttttgtGCTCATTGATGCACATTCAAAGTGGATGGACATGTATCCAGTGAACTCTGCCATTTCAGCCACCACAATCAAGTGCCTACGTACAAGTTTCAGTAACCATGGACTGCCTGAGTTGTTGGTGTCTGATAATGGCACTTGTTTCACCAGCACCGAGTTCAAAGACTTCTTGAACAAAAATGGTATCCGTCATGTGACCTCTGCACCCTACCATGCTGCCAGTAATGGGTTAGCAGAGAGAGGGGTACAAACATCCAAGAGAATGATGAAAAAATGTCCAGAAGGCACACTGACAGCTAAGGTAGCCAGAGTGTTATTTAGCTACAGAGTAACTCCTCACACTACAATAGGTCTATCCCCAGCAGAGCTGCTTCTCGGGAGGAAGCTACGTTGCACCCTGGATTCAATCCACCCAGATCTAAGCAGGAGAGTGAAGGGAAACCAAGAAAGACAGATAAAAGATCACAACAAGAAGGCAAAAGGATGCTGGTTCAACAGAGGAGACTCAGTGCTGACCCAGAACTTCAGTCTAGGACCCAAGTGGATCCCGGGAATTATTGAGTCGGTGACTGGACCAGTGTCATACAAAGTGATGCTGGGTGATGGGAGAGTAGTGAGGAGACATGTGGACCAGATTCACACTCACCACCAGAGACCAGGAAAATGCAACAGCAACCAACCAGCTGGCTCTATTCAGTCAAGTCAGGTCGACAAAAAAAATGACGCATGGCTGGAAGCTGAGGAAGTGCTACTCAGTAGTGACAAGTTGGAGGATCCAGCAGCTGTTGAAGCTGTAGGGAGCTCAGAGACTGAACAAAGAACTGTAACAAATGCAACTCCAGTAAGGAGAAAGTCAAAAAGGGAAACTAAGTTGCCCAGTTACCTTAAAGATTTTCAGTTGAACTAA